In Lacrimispora indolis DSM 755, a genomic segment contains:
- a CDS encoding GGDEF domain-containing protein: MEFEGFKFHIDEESLDDMYIRAVQDEYTRIDESWLKLHYKTSVILVVFSMLVEIVMGMFLINSDMLTTTVYKYFIKFLIVPSVVNLLCIAGETLIMKSEYFSRSQKIYSVSLIFVGIGFVLFTVHSTFTATYYIFAIAIMLTAIYADYRVTCITALTSIISIIISELFMEWDADKVSIFENTHRMGDFLISIFVLTAFSIACMAVIRFERRKNSAGIQKEIERQLLQQSVHMDETTGIYNRKAFRNELKYVEDTASDRSYILAIVDIDRFKSINDTWGHHVGDRCLIEFARVLKEFRSDMTPFRYGGDEFCLLFRDKTMEEAESICGKILARVNHLFFEDYPKLKLTASFGLAAISDQVDTVRLFIHADRALYEAKKVRNAIRVF; this comes from the coding sequence GTGGAGTTTGAAGGCTTTAAGTTTCACATAGATGAAGAAAGTTTAGATGACATGTATATCAGGGCAGTACAGGATGAATATACAAGAATTGATGAAAGCTGGCTGAAACTGCATTATAAAACCTCCGTTATCCTGGTTGTGTTTTCCATGCTGGTGGAGATTGTAATGGGAATGTTCCTGATTAATTCAGATATGCTGACAACAACGGTTTATAAGTATTTCATAAAGTTCCTGATCGTTCCAAGTGTGGTCAATCTCCTATGTATTGCAGGCGAAACGCTGATCATGAAGTCAGAGTATTTTTCACGGAGCCAGAAAATTTATTCCGTTTCCCTTATCTTTGTGGGGATCGGCTTCGTTCTTTTTACGGTGCACAGCACGTTTACCGCAACCTACTATATTTTTGCCATCGCCATCATGCTGACGGCGATCTATGCGGATTATCGTGTAACATGTATTACGGCGCTGACCAGCATTATTTCCATTATCATTTCCGAGCTGTTCATGGAATGGGATGCGGATAAGGTCAGCATTTTTGAAAACACCCACCGGATGGGGGATTTTTTGATTTCTATTTTCGTGCTGACCGCCTTTTCCATTGCCTGTATGGCCGTGATCCGGTTTGAGCGGAGGAAAAACAGTGCGGGCATACAAAAGGAAATTGAGCGGCAGCTCCTGCAGCAGAGCGTCCACATGGATGAAACGACGGGAATATACAACCGGAAGGCATTCCGGAATGAATTGAAATATGTGGAAGATACGGCATCGGACCGGAGCTATATTCTTGCAATTGTAGACATTGACAGATTTAAAAGTATCAACGATACCTGGGGACATCATGTGGGAGACCGCTGCTTAATAGAATTTGCCAGGGTTTTGAAAGAGTTTCGTTCGGATATGACGCCCTTTCGGTATGGGGGTGATGAGTTCTGCTTATTGTTCCGTGATAAAACCATGGAAGAGGCAGAGTCCATCTGCGGAAAGATTCTGGCAAGGGTGAATCACCTGTTTTTTGAGGACTATCCAAAGCTTAAGCTGACGGCCAGCTTTGGACTTGCGGCAATATCGGACCAGGTTGATACGGTAAGGCTTTTTATTCATGCGGACCGTGCTCTGTATGAAGCAAAAAAGGTTCGTAATGCAATCCGTGTTTTTTGA
- a CDS encoding GGDEF domain-containing protein, producing the protein MNDTYGHSAGDSVLKDLSKELESYMRKGKDWVARFGGEEFFICLTNCDLDAAKQVAERIRSGIEKKEFTAEDQKIRLTCSFGIHAVCKDTNAPL; encoded by the coding sequence ATAAATGATACCTACGGCCACTCGGCAGGAGATTCCGTGCTAAAGGATTTGTCAAAGGAGCTGGAGAGCTATATGCGAAAGGGCAAGGATTGGGTGGCCAGGTTTGGAGGAGAGGAATTTTTCATCTGCCTGACCAATTGTGATCTTGATGCTGCAAAACAGGTGGCAGAAAGGATCAGGAGCGGGATAGAAAAAAAGGAATTTACAGCAGAAGATCAGAAGATCAGGCTGACCTGCAGCTTTGGAATACATGCAGTCTGCAAGGATACCAATGCACCACTGTAG
- a CDS encoding VOC family protein, with the protein MKFCWSTLNVKNLEESIRFYEEIIGLKVTKRFPAGPGTEIAFLGDGETQIEFICSGDREIHVGDDISWGFEVESLDQTLSLAKKKGAAVLGEPVQPNPHVKFAFIKDPNGMRVQLVENLG; encoded by the coding sequence ATGAAGTTTTGCTGGAGCACTTTAAATGTTAAGAATTTAGAAGAGTCAATCAGATTTTATGAGGAGATTATCGGCCTGAAGGTAACCAAAAGATTCCCTGCCGGCCCTGGTACTGAAATTGCATTTTTAGGTGACGGGGAAACACAAATCGAATTCATATGCAGCGGGGACAGGGAAATCCATGTGGGAGATGATATCAGCTGGGGGTTTGAAGTGGAGTCCCTTGATCAGACCCTTTCCCTGGCTAAGAAAAAAGGCGCGGCTGTTTTAGGAGAACCGGTGCAGCCCAATCCACACGTAAAGTTTGCCTTTATAAAGGATCCTAATGGCATGAGAGTGCAGCTTGTGGAGAATCTGGGGTAA
- a CDS encoding glycoside hydrolase family 88/105 protein, whose amino-acid sequence MKFESTKASGSSYFPWEESAFHVYGERDREVIALMANRFIGQNPQAPYQYRLDFTSGILCNTKGWYQFDFDSRFSQAAVGEVCYGAGNLYSHSQTVSQFQIQCCGPAVLWVNGEKVFHSAPSQEGLKSCSTCSIPLVAGFNHFLLETEKTEIGFGLSLRHAQPQWQPSHFTSPLSERKGQAGFVYSAPIGRESADVSALIDGSFEGITWFPRQTYEEPASSCPLSRIFGLDSQGTAAAKSTFFHVNSGKVLINGSSRAPLKICINENLALEWMEGTFEKEVFLPRGWYEVILLCEKKAGEETGLAIEFQDECGLLPLCAGVKGYEGEWIYTGLFDKEIPPISHFTGMDRVYSGSKGTCCWKADLPDSFVRIFAEQELYGKWTYPCGVTLYGLLKAGEHFGRADWLQYVQEYARMTAAIYNYSTYDKSVFGYPGVNTQLCWLTELDDCGSFGSFLLEANRQKPIKEVPALADVIADFMKHRQRREKDLVFSRNDNTMWIDDMYMSIPFLCRYYQLSGKEEYLTEACRQALLFKQYFFMPEQNLMSHIVDLEYKKMNKIPWSRGNGWVLLALSELLLILPKDHPEQKSVAEFFTEMAEGILKVQDDSGLWHQILDDPSTYEESSSTSMFICALSRGIRLGILNQELCRESISSIQRAWEGMKQRVIDRRGDLYGVCQGSGCSFSRSYYRQLGWRFNDPHGIGIAILAGVEKLTLDEYLQHNPIHK is encoded by the coding sequence ATGAAATTTGAAAGCACCAAAGCCAGCGGCAGCAGTTACTTCCCCTGGGAAGAAAGCGCCTTCCACGTATATGGAGAGCGGGACCGTGAAGTAATCGCACTGATGGCCAACCGTTTTATCGGTCAAAATCCCCAGGCGCCTTATCAGTACCGGCTGGATTTCACATCCGGCATCCTATGTAATACAAAAGGCTGGTATCAGTTTGATTTTGACAGCCGTTTTTCCCAGGCTGCCGTTGGTGAAGTCTGCTATGGGGCAGGAAATTTATACAGCCACAGTCAAACCGTCTCCCAGTTTCAGATTCAGTGCTGCGGGCCGGCCGTTCTATGGGTAAACGGAGAAAAAGTATTTCACTCTGCCCCGTCTCAGGAAGGCTTAAAATCCTGCAGTACATGTTCTATTCCTCTTGTGGCGGGCTTTAACCATTTTCTGTTGGAAACGGAAAAAACGGAGATCGGTTTCGGCCTCTCTCTGCGCCATGCACAGCCCCAATGGCAGCCCTCCCATTTTACGTCGCCTTTGTCTGAAAGAAAGGGACAGGCAGGCTTTGTTTACAGCGCTCCCATTGGCCGGGAGTCAGCAGATGTTTCAGCCCTTATTGATGGTTCTTTTGAGGGGATTACCTGGTTTCCCAGGCAGACGTATGAGGAGCCAGCTTCCTCCTGCCCTTTATCCCGGATTTTCGGCCTGGACAGCCAGGGAACTGCTGCTGCCAAAAGCACCTTCTTTCATGTAAATTCCGGCAAGGTCCTGATAAACGGAAGCTCCAGAGCGCCGCTTAAGATCTGTATCAATGAAAATCTGGCCCTGGAATGGATGGAAGGGACATTTGAAAAAGAAGTTTTCCTGCCCAGAGGATGGTATGAGGTCATCCTGCTTTGCGAGAAGAAAGCAGGCGAAGAAACAGGACTTGCCATTGAATTTCAGGATGAATGCGGTCTCCTGCCCCTGTGCGCCGGGGTAAAGGGATATGAAGGGGAATGGATCTATACCGGTCTTTTTGACAAAGAGATTCCCCCCATCAGCCATTTCACAGGCATGGATCGGGTGTACTCCGGATCAAAGGGCACCTGCTGCTGGAAAGCCGACTTACCGGACTCCTTTGTCCGGATATTTGCGGAGCAGGAATTATACGGCAAATGGACCTATCCCTGCGGAGTTACCCTTTACGGCCTTTTAAAAGCCGGAGAACACTTTGGCCGTGCCGACTGGCTTCAATACGTGCAGGAGTACGCCCGGATGACGGCGGCCATATACAATTATTCCACCTACGACAAGTCCGTGTTTGGCTACCCGGGTGTGAATACCCAGCTTTGCTGGCTGACCGAGTTAGATGACTGTGGTTCCTTTGGTTCCTTCCTGCTGGAAGCCAACCGGCAGAAGCCCATAAAAGAAGTTCCCGCCCTGGCGGATGTGATCGCTGATTTCATGAAACACCGGCAGCGCAGGGAAAAAGATCTGGTGTTCTCCAGAAATGACAACACCATGTGGATCGATGACATGTACATGAGCATCCCGTTTTTATGCCGGTACTACCAGTTAAGCGGAAAAGAGGAATACTTAACGGAAGCCTGCCGCCAGGCACTTCTGTTTAAACAGTACTTTTTTATGCCTGAGCAGAATCTCATGTCCCACATCGTGGACCTGGAATATAAGAAAATGAATAAGATCCCCTGGAGCCGCGGAAACGGCTGGGTTCTGCTGGCCTTATCAGAGCTTCTGCTGATCCTTCCAAAGGATCATCCGGAGCAGAAATCAGTGGCAGAGTTTTTCACTGAAATGGCAGAAGGCATTCTTAAGGTACAGGATGACAGCGGCTTATGGCATCAGATCCTGGACGATCCTTCCACTTATGAAGAATCCTCATCCACTTCCATGTTCATCTGCGCCCTTTCCAGGGGAATCCGGCTGGGAATTTTAAACCAAGAGCTTTGCCGGGAAAGCATCTCATCCATTCAACGGGCATGGGAAGGGATGAAACAGCGGGTGATCGACCGAAGAGGTGACCTTTACGGGGTCTGCCAGGGCTCCGGCTGTTCCTTCAGCCGGTCCTATTACAGGCAGCTTGGATGGCGTTTTAATGATCCACATGGAATCGGAATTGCCATTCTGGCGGGAGTGGAAAAGCTCACATTGGATGAATACCTTCAGCACAATCCCATTCACAAATAA